A part of Salvia hispanica cultivar TCC Black 2014 unplaced genomic scaffold, UniMelb_Shisp_WGS_1.0 HiC_scaffold_1063, whole genome shotgun sequence genomic DNA contains:
- the LOC125197892 gene encoding uncharacterized protein LOC125197892 isoform X2, with translation MLASSYFVVKLGSRWCCCSMLILLKLRLPCNFNRVWWYTKEVLPYGVEDFQKLTCPLWLVEDLGCPAVVLDGLAASGPMG, from the exons ATGCTAGCCTCCTCATACTTTGTGGTGAAGTTGGGATCGAGATGGTGTTGTTGTTCTATGCTCATCCTCTTGAAGCTGCGGCTGCCTTG TAACTTTAACAGAGTTTGGTGGTATACTAAGGAG GTGCTGCCATATGGTGTGGAGGATTTTCAGAAATTGACTTGCCCTCTTTG GTTGGTAGAGGACTTGGGCTGCCCAGCTGTTGTCCTCGACGGGCTTGCTGCCTCGGGCCCAATGGGCTGA
- the LOC125197892 gene encoding uncharacterized protein LOC125197892 isoform X1 — protein sequence MVLLFYAHPLEAAAALVKTVLKTSAPFLSTLLCCWKKFESVGECSKQISLIFDFCSNFNRVWWYTKEVLPYGVEDFQKLTCPLWLVEDLGCPAVVLDGLAASGPMG from the exons ATGGTGTTGTTGTTCTATGCTCATCCTCTTGAAGCTGCGGCTGCCTTGGTAAAAACAGTTCTTAAAACCTCAGCTCCCTTCCTCTCAACCTTGCTATGTTGCTGGAAAAAGTTTGAAAGTGTAGGAGAGTGTTCAAAG CAAATCTCCCTTATCTTTGATTTTTGCAGTAACTTTAACAGAGTTTGGTGGTATACTAAGGAG GTGCTGCCATATGGTGTGGAGGATTTTCAGAAATTGACTTGCCCTCTTTG GTTGGTAGAGGACTTGGGCTGCCCAGCTGTTGTCCTCGACGGGCTTGCTGCCTCGGGCCCAATGGGCTGA
- the LOC125197892 gene encoding uncharacterized protein LOC125197892 isoform X3 translates to MVLLFYAHPLEAAAALQISLIFDFCSNFNRVWWYTKEVLPYGVEDFQKLTCPLWLVEDLGCPAVVLDGLAASGPMG, encoded by the exons ATGGTGTTGTTGTTCTATGCTCATCCTCTTGAAGCTGCGGCTGCCTTG CAAATCTCCCTTATCTTTGATTTTTGCAGTAACTTTAACAGAGTTTGGTGGTATACTAAGGAG GTGCTGCCATATGGTGTGGAGGATTTTCAGAAATTGACTTGCCCTCTTTG GTTGGTAGAGGACTTGGGCTGCCCAGCTGTTGTCCTCGACGGGCTTGCTGCCTCGGGCCCAATGGGCTGA